A region of Maniola jurtina chromosome 18, ilManJurt1.1, whole genome shotgun sequence DNA encodes the following proteins:
- the LOC123874378 gene encoding organic cation transporter protein-like: protein MDPEKNKENNEVTVDDILQILGPFGKFNVLNYLLILFPVLLAGMYSSVYNFEAMDLRYRCAIPECENQDANFTAPLQEDGTPAKCLRYAPFVNFTNTDYGYNETCAPHFFDTSTEIKCDSYIYFEEHSIVKEFNLGCQDWKRSLVGTVHNAGFFVSIPLTGLISDRYGRRLAVVFASVANGVFGVIRAFSLNYEMFIVLEFLEPALGGGVYTACFVLALELVGPKGRVFVSLLFNTMFILGGVTVTLLSWWLQSWRYLLLVIYIPAILVFFYLWSLTESFRWFFSKGRYEEGLNVLSKCEKFNKVKVPKEHYDQVEKHAMKQRDARKFEVIETSRSTFKQLLMSTMIWKRLFTCSFLWATSTLVYYGLSINAIELSGNSYLNYIVVIVIEAPANVCKLICLDRFGRKRVIAIAYILTGIILINYGFVPEGNWSTAFYLGGKFFITLAYNSLYIFAAEVFPTNYRTSLLAICSTIGRIGSAVAPQTPLLSRYYEFLPTLLFGIMSALSGFLVMTLPETNNQKLPDSLKEAQDQDRRGQTTNENERERNTEEPQLSTGIDTKTRL, encoded by the exons atggatccagaaaaaaataaagaaaataatgagGTGACAGTGGAcgatattttacaaattctagGACCGTTCGGAAAGTTCAATGTTTTGAATTATTTGCTAATCTTGTTTCCGGTGTTACTTGCGGGAATGTACTCATCTGTGTATAACTTCGAGGCTATGGATCTTAGATACAG ATGCGCAATACCAGAATGCGAAAACCAAGACGCGAACTTCACGGCACCGTTACAGGAAGATGGCACGCCTGCCAAGTGTCTCCGGTACGCACCCTTTGTGAACTTCACCAATACCGACTATGGGTACAACGAGACTTGTGCGCCACACTTCTTCGACACCTCCACGGAGATCAAGTGCGACTCCTATATCTACTTTGAAGAGCATTCTATTGTCAAAGAG TTCAATCTCGGCTGTCAAGACTGGAAGAGATCCCTCGTCGGAACTGTCCACAATGCTGGTTTCTTCGTCTCCATACCCTTGACCGGCCTCATCTCTGACAGATACGGTCGGCGCTTGGCTGTGGTCTTCGCGAGTGTAGCAAACGGAGTCTTCGGAGTGATTCGAGCATTTTCGTTGAACTATGAAATGTTCATCGTGCTGGAATTTCTGGAGCCGGCACTGGGTGGAGGAGTTTACACTGCCTGCTTCGTTTTag CTTTGGAGCTGGTTGGACCAAAAGGCAGAGTCTTCGTCAGTCTACTATTCAACACCATGTTCATTCTTGGAGGAGTCACTGTCACCCTCCTGTCCTGGTGGCTGCAGAGCTGGCGATACCTCCTCCTAGTCATCTACATCCCAGCCATACTAGTATTCTTCTACTTATGGTCACTCACCGAAAGCTTCCGTTGGTTCTTCAGCAAAGGACGTTATGAAGAGGGGTTAAATGTGTTGTCAAAATGTGAGAAATTCAATAAGGTGAAAGTCCCCAAAGAACATTACGATCAAGTTGAGAAACATGCCATGAAACAACGTGATGCGAGGAAATTTGAGGTTATAGAAACCAGCCGGTCAACTTTCAAACAGTTGCTTATGTCTACTATGATATGGAAGAGACTCTTCACTTGCTCATTCCTCTGGGCCACATCTACTTTGGTCTACTACGGTCTATCCATCAATGCTATTGAGCTATCCGGAAACAGTTATCTGAACTACATTGTAGTGATCGTTATTGAAGCACCAGCGAACGTTTGCAAGTTGATCTGCTTGGATAGATTTGGAAGGAAAAGAGTCATAGCTATTGCGTATATTTTGACTGGCATTATACTTATTAACTACGGATTCGTACCAG aagGCAACTGGTCTACAGCTTTTTATCTCGGCGGGAAATTCTTTATCACTCTGGCGTACAACTCACTGTATATTTTCGCGGCGGAGGTTTTCCCGACCAATTATAGAACTTCTTTGTTGGCGATTTGTTCCACTATTGGAAGAATAGGCTCGGCTGTTGCCCCCCAAACTCCATTATTG tccCGATACTACGAGTTTCTACCAACTTTACTATTCGGCATAATGTCTGCACTTTCTGGATTCCTAGTAATGACCTTGCCAGAAACAAACAACCAGAAGCTACCAGACTCCCTGAAGGAAGCTCAAGATCAAGACAGAAGGGGACAGACGACAAATGAGAATGAAAGAGAAAGGAATACAGAGGAACCTCAACTAAGCACGGGAATTGATACCAAGACAAGGTTATGA